The following are encoded together in the Mammaliicoccus vitulinus genome:
- the ccrB gene encoding cassette chromosome recombinase CcrB, which produces MKEMKRKSVGCYVRVSTISQDIDKFSINGQITQIKEYCQFHGYEVFDIYADRGVSGKTMNRPELQRMLKDAKEGKLDCVMIYKTSRLARNTSDLLTIVEGLHKQNVEFFSLSENMKFDSNSGKLLLQILASFSEFERNNIAEGAFMGQLRRSQEGYYQGNLPLAYDKIPDSKHELMINQHEANIVKYIFESYAKGHGYRKIANALNHKGYVTKKGNPFSISAVTYILSNPFYIGKIQFAKYKDWNDKRRKGLNDKPVIAEGKHTPIISQDLWDKVQARKKQVSKKPQVHGKGTNLLTGIIFCEKCGAAYAASNTTNTLKDGTKKRIRYYSCSNFRNKGSKVCSANSVRADVIEKYVMDQILEIVKSDKVLKQVVERVNQENQVDVAALNHDIAYKQQQFDEINTKLKNLIQTIEDNPDLASTLKPTIHQYETQLNDITNQMNQLKQQQNQEKPSYDTKQIAALLQQIFQNVESMDKAQLKALYLTVIDRIDIRKDGNHKKQFYVTLKLNNEIIKQLFNDTPLDEVLLSTSSLFLPQTLFLQI; this is translated from the coding sequence ATGAAAGAAATGAAAAGAAAATCTGTAGGATGTTATGTTAGAGTTTCAACAATTTCTCAAGACATTGATAAATTTAGTATTAATGGTCAAATTACACAAATAAAGGAATATTGCCAATTCCACGGATATGAAGTTTTTGATATTTACGCTGACCGTGGTGTTTCAGGAAAAACAATGAATCGCCCAGAGTTACAACGCATGTTAAAAGATGCTAAAGAAGGTAAATTGGATTGTGTTATGATATATAAAACAAGTCGTTTAGCGCGTAACACATCTGACCTGTTAACAATTGTTGAAGGATTACACAAGCAAAATGTTGAATTCTTTAGCTTGTCCGAAAACATGAAATTTGACTCAAATAGTGGAAAATTACTCTTACAAATTTTAGCTTCCTTCTCTGAATTTGAAAGGAATAACATCGCCGAGGGAGCATTTATGGGGCAGTTGAGAAGGTCTCAAGAAGGCTATTATCAGGGCAATTTACCGTTAGCTTATGATAAAATACCTGACAGTAAACATGAACTCATGATTAACCAACATGAAGCCAATATTGTGAAATATATTTTTGAATCTTATGCCAAAGGTCATGGTTATCGTAAAATAGCCAATGCACTCAATCACAAAGGCTATGTGACTAAAAAAGGCAATCCATTTAGTATTTCAGCTGTTACTTATATTCTCTCAAATCCATTCTATATTGGTAAAATTCAATTCGCAAAATACAAAGATTGGAATGATAAACGACGTAAAGGATTAAACGATAAGCCAGTAATCGCTGAAGGTAAACACACGCCTATTATTAGTCAAGATTTATGGGATAAAGTCCAAGCACGTAAGAAGCAAGTAAGCAAAAAGCCACAGGTACATGGTAAAGGGACAAATCTGTTAACTGGAATAATTTTCTGCGAAAAATGTGGTGCAGCATATGCAGCTTCAAATACAACCAATACACTCAAAGACGGTACTAAAAAACGTATTCGTTACTATTCGTGTAGTAATTTTCGAAATAAAGGCTCAAAGGTATGTTCTGCGAATAGTGTTAGAGCCGATGTCATTGAAAAATATGTTATGGACCAAATACTTGAAATTGTCAAAAGTGATAAAGTTCTCAAACAAGTTGTCGAACGTGTCAATCAAGAGAATCAAGTCGATGTAGCTGCACTTAACCATGATATTGCTTATAAACAACAACAATTTGATGAAATTAACACTAAACTTAAAAATCTAATTCAAACCATCGAAGACAATCCAGACTTAGCATCTACGCTCAAACCAACCATTCATCAATATGAAACACAACTGAATGATATCACAAACCAAATGAATCAACTCAAGCAGCAACAAAACCAAGAAAAACCATCTTACGATACGAAGCAAATCGCTGCCCTATTACAACAAATATTTCAAAACGTAGAATCAATGGATAAAGCACAACTCAAAGCATTATACCTTACGGTCATTGATCGTATCGATATTCGTAAAGACGGTAATCATAAAAAACAATTCTACGTTACACTCAAACTCAATAATGAAATTATTAAACAACTTTTCAATGATACCCCACTCGACGAAGTGCTCCTCAGCACTTCGTCTTTATTTTTGCCTCAAACGCTCTTTCTTCAAATCTAA
- the ccrA gene encoding cassette chromosome recombinase CcrA: MKQAMGYLRQSTTKQQSLPAQKQAIKTLAEKHNIQHITFYSDKQSGRTDKRNGYQQITELIQQGRCDVLCCYRLNRLHRNLKNALKLMKLCQKYHVHILSVHDGYFDMDKAFDRLKLNIFISLAELESDNIGEQVSNGIKEKARQGKLITTHAPFGYHYKRGTFTINKNESPTVIAVFNYYLQGNGYKKITQFLEEDNKLLNRKPYQVRNIIMNPNYCGRVINKYGQYDNMFPSIVSTNMYEQAQALRSQKQIKRTPSDNQLKQKIKCPYCGSTLTNMTIRKKNHALRYYVCSRNMNASHFVCEFKGINAPKLETQVLTTCQDFFQNQQLYLKINDVIQKRIKKQRALETRSTLTQEQLIDKLAKGAIDAETFRKQSQSLLQQSKPTLSINEQQIQRSFENVIQQHFTLSMLYRYIDEIHISKNKSLVGIYFKNEPLNIVNQATQSSIA; this comes from the coding sequence ATGAAACAAGCAATGGGTTACTTACGTCAAAGTACAACAAAACAACAATCACTTCCGGCACAGAAACAAGCCATCAAGACATTAGCTGAAAAACACAATATTCAACACATCACATTTTATAGCGATAAGCAATCAGGACGCACTGATAAGCGAAACGGTTACCAGCAAATTACTGAACTGATTCAACAAGGACGATGTGACGTACTATGTTGCTATCGTCTGAATCGACTTCATCGTAATCTAAAAAATGCATTAAAACTCATGAAATTGTGCCAAAAATATCATGTTCATATCTTAAGTGTTCATGATGGCTATTTTGATATGGATAAAGCATTCGATCGGCTTAAACTTAATATTTTCATCAGCTTGGCCGAATTAGAATCTGATAATATTGGCGAACAAGTAAGCAACGGGATAAAAGAAAAAGCGCGTCAGGGTAAATTGATAACTACACACGCCCCCTTTGGTTACCACTACAAACGTGGTACATTCACGATAAATAAGAATGAATCACCAACGGTAATTGCCGTATTCAATTACTATCTTCAAGGTAATGGCTATAAAAAAATTACACAGTTCTTAGAAGAAGATAACAAACTACTCAACCGGAAACCTTATCAAGTACGTAATATTATTATGAATCCCAATTACTGTGGTCGTGTTATCAATAAATATGGACAATATGACAACATGTTTCCGTCTATTGTTTCTACAAATATGTACGAACAAGCGCAAGCTCTACGATCGCAAAAACAAATCAAACGAACACCTTCAGACAATCAACTCAAACAAAAAATCAAATGCCCTTATTGCGGGTCAACCCTTACCAATATGACAATTAGAAAAAAGAACCATGCATTACGTTACTATGTCTGTTCTCGAAATATGAATGCATCTCATTTTGTCTGTGAATTCAAAGGGATTAATGCGCCAAAACTAGAAACTCAAGTCTTAACTACATGTCAGGACTTCTTTCAAAATCAACAACTTTACTTAAAAATCAACGATGTAATTCAAAAACGGATCAAAAAACAAAGGGCCCTAGAAACTAGGAGCACACTTACACAAGAACAATTGATAGATAAATTAGCTAAAGGAGCCATCGATGCAGAAACGTTCAGAAAACAATCTCAATCGTTACTTCAACAATCAAAACCAACACTATCAATAAATGAGCAACAAATTCAAAGGTCTTTTGAAAATGTAATTCAACAACACTTCACGTTAAGCATGTTATACCGATATATTGATGAAATTCATATTTCTAAAAACAAAAGCCTTGTGGGAATCTATTTCAAAAATGAACCGCTAAACATTGTAAACCAAGCTACGCAATCATCGATTGCTTAA
- the cch1 gene encoding cassette chromosome replicative helicase: MTNNIFKQYPYFLNSNGFYEVIPPKSNNDVEKIIQLSSPIIIENKFLDPSTGVEKLIITDGKNIERIEASDILTSFKLPGLIKYGFNINERYIKSLSYALQSMRQSLPLSKLYTGVGVLQSDDEGMVISLDKPYFSKEIEQSQANEIICETHYDLQPKGTFKGWWEMYLKQVKGNLLLELAVVFAASSLVTAFLKTRHEVEFAGTIFSFMGNSSTGKSTAAALAVSIAGNPTKGSNTLFRSWNGTRNALEGYLSSNYGLPIVLDELSAATFKDTTGLLYSLAEGQGRQRSNIDGNVKALKNWGTSVISTAEHSVLNNSARNDGLNVRTIEISEAFTTSADNADAIKRATSVNYGHIMPLVAEYLLKRENEVIKWFHAEHDWFKNQLKNETSNTGIRMFKRYAVIATSARIFERVIAVPIDIDAVREYLVSYHLESVSERSLAEKSIEVIVQFVAQNRGKFSEDAKLSRMIENYGLIELKEDHIQVKILKNVFKNMLNENQFQDVNIVIDALRDKGYIHSDRNRKTTKRSVPDSNGKKKTIVFYHLKLDMTYASMFGLSSKTEPSIPPPFVDNTNKNLLNDFVNQAREKEASDDLEL, from the coding sequence ATGACTAACAACATATTCAAGCAATATCCATATTTTTTAAATTCAAATGGCTTTTATGAAGTGATTCCACCTAAAAGTAACAATGATGTAGAAAAAATCATTCAATTGTCTAGTCCCATCATTATTGAAAATAAATTTCTCGACCCGTCTACAGGGGTTGAGAAGCTGATTATTACAGATGGAAAAAATATTGAACGTATTGAAGCATCAGATATCTTAACATCTTTCAAGCTACCTGGATTGATTAAGTACGGCTTCAACATCAATGAACGGTACATTAAATCATTAAGCTATGCGTTACAATCGATGCGCCAGTCACTTCCATTATCTAAATTATATACCGGCGTAGGTGTATTACAGTCTGATGATGAAGGTATGGTCATTTCATTGGATAAACCATACTTTTCAAAAGAAATAGAGCAATCTCAAGCTAATGAAATCATTTGTGAAACACACTATGATTTACAACCAAAAGGTACTTTCAAAGGCTGGTGGGAGATGTACTTAAAACAAGTTAAAGGGAACTTACTACTAGAACTTGCAGTAGTATTTGCTGCTTCTTCATTAGTTACTGCGTTCCTAAAAACAAGACATGAGGTCGAGTTTGCGGGAACCATATTCTCATTTATGGGAAATTCAAGCACAGGTAAATCGACTGCAGCCGCTTTAGCTGTTTCAATAGCCGGCAATCCTACTAAAGGTAGCAATACACTTTTTAGGTCTTGGAATGGTACTAGAAACGCGCTTGAAGGATATTTAAGTAGCAATTATGGTTTGCCTATCGTATTGGACGAATTATCGGCTGCAACCTTCAAAGACACTACTGGGTTGTTGTACAGTCTGGCAGAAGGACAAGGCCGACAACGATCTAATATAGATGGTAATGTCAAAGCACTCAAAAATTGGGGGACCTCAGTGATAAGTACGGCAGAACACAGTGTTTTAAATAATAGTGCACGTAATGATGGATTAAATGTTCGTACCATTGAAATATCAGAAGCTTTTACGACGAGTGCTGACAATGCAGATGCAATTAAAAGGGCTACATCGGTCAATTATGGCCATATCATGCCATTAGTAGCTGAATATCTTTTAAAACGTGAAAACGAAGTAATTAAATGGTTTCATGCGGAACATGATTGGTTCAAAAACCAACTAAAAAATGAAACGAGTAATACTGGTATTCGTATGTTCAAACGCTATGCAGTGATTGCGACATCTGCTCGGATATTCGAACGTGTTATTGCAGTGCCTATTGATATAGATGCAGTAAGAGAATACTTGGTTAGTTATCACTTGGAGTCAGTTTCAGAACGCTCACTAGCAGAGAAATCTATCGAGGTCATTGTTCAGTTTGTAGCGCAAAACCGGGGGAAATTCTCTGAGGATGCCAAGCTATCAAGAATGATTGAGAATTATGGACTTATTGAACTCAAAGAAGACCACATACAAGTTAAAATCCTGAAAAATGTATTTAAAAATATGTTGAATGAAAATCAATTCCAAGATGTAAATATTGTAATTGATGCTTTACGAGACAAAGGTTATATCCATTCTGATCGGAACCGTAAAACAACAAAACGTAGCGTTCCAGATTCTAATGGTAAAAAGAAGACTATTGTCTTTTACCATCTTAAGCTAGATATGACTTATGCTTCAATGTTTGGTTTGAGTTCTAAAACAGAACCTAGTATACCACCACCATTCGTTGATAATACAAATAAAAATTTGCTTAATGACTTTGTTAATCAAGCCAGAGAAAAAGAAGCAAGTGACGATTTAGAACTATAA
- the ssb gene encoding cassette chromosome ssDNA-binding protein, which translates to MSKKSYCFLLLKRRACGVAFNLAIGKDFTFNDLNLASNVTCSTDVQQDVGRWFAYFVKNMPNVPFVIIGKNSNGNLVYRKTGPNPMLHKHNWKGGNN; encoded by the coding sequence ATGAGCAAAAAAAGTTATTGCTTTCTTTTGTTAAAAAGACGCGCTTGTGGTGTTGCTTTTAATTTAGCAATTGGTAAAGATTTTACGTTTAACGATTTAAATTTGGCGTCCAACGTTACATGTTCAACTGACGTACAACAAGATGTTGGTCGCTGGTTTGCATACTTTGTAAAGAACATGCCAAATGTCCCATTTGTCATTATTGGTAAGAATAGCAACGGGAACTTAGTTTATCGTAAGACAGGACCTAATCCAATGCTTCACAAACATAACTGGAAAGGTGGTAACAACTAA
- a CDS encoding MerR family transcriptional regulator, translating into MKQYYIEYVSDYCNIPKSKLRYYEKKNILKHIDRDSNNKRLYTDDDIEMIKFIQCLSNLNMPLKEIRKNTDMLYQNQIDVPSVLRAHLKFLNEQRNLISTHIDLIEQELQTAMTE; encoded by the coding sequence ATGAAACAATATTACATTGAATATGTCTCAGATTATTGCAATATACCTAAAAGCAAACTGCGTTATTACGAGAAAAAGAATATCTTGAAACACATCGACAGAGATAGCAATAACAAGCGTTTATACACAGACGACGATATCGAAATGATTAAATTTATCCAGTGCCTAAGCAATTTGAATATGCCATTAAAAGAAATCCGAAAAAACACAGATATGCTTTATCAAAACCAAATAGATGTCCCAAGCGTGTTACGCGCACACCTAAAATTCTTGAATGAACAACGGAATTTGATCAGTACACATATCGACTTAATTGAACAAGAATTACAAACTGCCATGACCGAGTGA
- a CDS encoding type 1 glutamine amidotransferase domain-containing protein yields the protein MKKALIVVTNIAKYDNLDRPTGAWFSEVTHFAKDFYDAGYDVDFVSPNGGYVPLDPISLNPEMMGAEDWEYYTDHDYMNKFGQTLSPKEVNPSDYQAIYFAGGHGAIWDFRNNKELNDIALSIYNNQGILSSVCHGAAGLLDIKENGDYLVRHKDVTGFTNSEEQANGTTEYMPYLLEDEFISNGAHFKKEDDWSNFAVVDGRIVTGQNPQSGHAVAEHALKILANQ from the coding sequence ATGAAAAAAGCTTTAATTGTTGTAACAAACATTGCGAAATACGATAATTTAGACAGACCTACGGGTGCGTGGTTCTCAGAGGTTACGCATTTTGCGAAAGATTTCTATGACGCAGGTTATGATGTTGATTTCGTAAGTCCGAACGGTGGATATGTGCCTCTTGATCCTATCAGTCTTAACCCTGAAATGATGGGAGCTGAGGACTGGGAATACTACACGGATCATGATTATATGAATAAATTTGGACAAACATTATCTCCAAAAGAGGTTAATCCTAGCGACTATCAAGCCATTTACTTTGCAGGTGGACATGGTGCGATTTGGGATTTTAGAAATAACAAAGAACTTAACGACATTGCGTTAAGTATTTACAATAACCAAGGCATTCTCTCTTCTGTATGTCATGGTGCGGCTGGTCTACTCGACATTAAAGAAAATGGCGATTACCTCGTTCGTCATAAAGACGTGACTGGTTTTACAAATAGTGAAGAACAAGCAAATGGTACAACTGAATACATGCCATATTTATTAGAAGACGAATTTATTAGTAACGGTGCACATTTTAAAAAAGAGGATGACTGGAGCAATTTCGCAGTCGTAGATGGTCGCATTGTGACTGGTCAAAATCCTCAATCAGGACATGCTGTTGCTGAACATGCTTTAAAAATCTTAGCTAATCAATAA
- a CDS encoding NAD(P)-binding oxidoreductase, with the protein MKSLIIGAHGGVGQHLVRKLKARNVDFTAGVRKEEQVEVLKADGIDATYIDVAKQSIDELIELFKPYDQILFSVGSGGSTGDDQTIIVDLDGAVKAIKASEHVGRQHFVMVSTYDSRREAFDASGDLKPYTIAKHYADDYLRHANLKYTIVHPGALTNEHETQQFNMSAQFENVQNPSITREDVAEVLVSVLTDEALQGHEFQIINGDLSLSDATTKYLEE; encoded by the coding sequence ATGAAATCGTTAATAATTGGTGCTCATGGTGGCGTTGGTCAACATCTCGTACGCAAACTCAAAGCACGAAACGTTGACTTTACTGCCGGTGTTAGAAAAGAAGAACAAGTTGAAGTTTTAAAAGCAGATGGTATTGATGCAACTTACATTGATGTTGCAAAACAATCTATTGATGAATTAATAGAATTATTTAAACCGTATGATCAAATCCTTTTTTCCGTCGGTTCTGGTGGAAGCACAGGTGACGATCAAACAATCATAGTAGATTTAGACGGTGCAGTGAAAGCAATTAAAGCAAGTGAACACGTCGGTCGTCAACATTTTGTTATGGTATCAACGTACGACTCACGTCGAGAAGCGTTTGATGCGTCAGGCGACTTGAAACCATATACCATTGCTAAACATTATGCGGATGACTACTTAAGACATGCAAATTTAAAATATACCATTGTGCATCCAGGCGCTTTAACAAACGAACATGAAACGCAACAATTCAATATGAGTGCGCAATTTGAAAATGTACAAAATCCGTCTATTACAAGAGAAGATGTAGCAGAAGTGCTTGTTTCTGTATTAACTGATGAAGCATTACAAGGTCACGAATTCCAAATCATCAATGGTGATTTGTCATTATCAGACGCAACGACTAAATATCTGGAAGAATAA
- a CDS encoding ArsR/SmtB family transcription factor, whose translation MEEKKELEEVNNKDLDDETLFVVSQTFKALGDPTRIRILHLLFYKEYSVNGIAETLHLRQSTVSHQLRFLKNLRLVKFRREGTTLFYSHDDEHTMNMLKQAIDHACHH comes from the coding sequence ATGGAAGAAAAAAAGGAATTAGAGGAAGTAAATAATAAGGACTTAGATGATGAAACATTATTTGTCGTATCGCAAACATTTAAAGCGTTAGGTGATCCTACGAGAATCCGGATTCTCCATTTGCTCTTTTATAAGGAGTATTCGGTAAACGGTATTGCTGAAACGCTACATCTTAGACAATCAACAGTTTCCCATCAATTGCGGTTCTTGAAAAATTTACGGTTAGTAAAATTCCGAAGGGAAGGCACAACATTGTTTTATTCCCATGATGATGAACATACTATGAATATGCTAAAACAGG